From Streptomyces sp. TLI_053, a single genomic window includes:
- the ssuE gene encoding NADPH-dependent FMN reductase: protein MATVLSVSGSPSPTSRTTRLLRLIDERLEERGHRVVPFEVRSLPAQALLTADLSHPQLAAALELFAEADGVVIGTPVYKAAYSGLLKALLDVLPQYALRDKAVLPLATGGSTAHVLAVDYALRPVLSSMGADHITRGWFVLDRHITAREDGTTVLERETDVLLRPVVDAFAGTLERLAAPALTA from the coding sequence ATGGCCACCGTCCTGTCCGTCTCCGGCTCGCCGTCCCCGACCTCCCGCACCACCCGCCTGCTGCGCCTGATCGACGAGCGGCTGGAGGAGCGCGGCCACCGCGTCGTCCCCTTCGAGGTGCGCAGCCTGCCCGCGCAGGCGCTGCTGACCGCCGACCTCTCGCATCCGCAGCTGGCGGCGGCGCTGGAGCTGTTCGCCGAGGCGGACGGCGTGGTCATCGGCACCCCGGTCTACAAGGCCGCCTACTCGGGGCTGCTGAAGGCGCTGCTGGACGTGCTGCCGCAGTACGCGCTGCGCGACAAGGCCGTGCTGCCGCTCGCCACCGGAGGCTCCACCGCGCACGTGCTGGCGGTGGACTACGCGCTCCGGCCGGTGCTCAGCTCGATGGGCGCCGACCACATCACCCGGGGCTGGTTCGTGCTGGACCGCCACATCACCGCCCGGGAGGACGGTACGACCGTGCTGGAGCGCGAGACGGACGTGCTGCTGCGGCCGGTGGTGGACGCCTTCGCGGGCACCCTGGAGCGTCTCGCCGCTCCCGCCCTGACGGCCTGA
- a CDS encoding ABC transporter ATP-binding protein, with amino-acid sequence MTTAAAAVYDPQLPGGATAVAASARQVTKSYGSGETRVTALAAVDVDIQRGRFTAIMGPSGSGKSTLMHCLAGLDTVTEGRIWIGETEITGLKDKQLTRLRRDKIGFIFQAFNLLPTLNALENITLPMDIAGRRPDQAWLDRVVETVGLSDRLKHRPTQLSGGQQQRVAVARALAARPEIIFGDEPTGNLDSRSGAEVLSFLRRSVDELGQTIVMVTHDPVAAGYADRVLFLADGVMVDEMHAPTADSVLERMRRFDGKRTS; translated from the coding sequence GTGACGACGGCAGCAGCAGCCGTGTACGACCCCCAGCTTCCCGGCGGTGCCACCGCCGTCGCCGCTTCGGCCCGCCAGGTGACCAAGTCCTACGGTTCCGGCGAGACGAGGGTGACGGCCCTGGCCGCGGTGGACGTCGACATCCAGCGGGGCCGGTTCACCGCGATCATGGGACCCTCGGGCTCCGGCAAGTCGACCCTGATGCACTGCCTGGCCGGTCTGGACACGGTGACCGAGGGGCGGATCTGGATCGGCGAGACCGAGATCACCGGTCTGAAGGACAAGCAGCTCACCAGGCTGCGCCGGGACAAGATCGGCTTCATCTTCCAGGCCTTCAACCTCCTCCCGACGCTGAACGCGCTGGAGAACATCACCCTCCCGATGGACATCGCCGGCCGCAGGCCCGACCAGGCCTGGCTGGACCGGGTGGTGGAGACGGTCGGGCTGTCCGACCGGCTCAAGCACCGGCCGACCCAGCTCTCCGGCGGCCAGCAGCAGCGGGTCGCGGTGGCCCGGGCACTGGCGGCCCGCCCCGAGATCATCTTCGGTGACGAGCCCACCGGGAACCTCGACTCGCGCTCGGGCGCCGAGGTGCTGTCCTTCCTGCGCCGCAGCGTCGACGAGCTGGGCCAGACCATCGTCATGGTCACCCACGACCCGGTCGCGGCCGGCTACGCGGACCGGGTGCTGTTCCTCGCCGACGGCGTGATGGTCGACGAGAT